A region from the Caldicellulosiruptor naganoensis genome encodes:
- a CDS encoding AAA family ATPase — MKLKSLSVKNFKSFKEIDIELKDFNVVIGANASGKSNFVQVFKFLRDIMNLGLENAVSIQGDIEYLTNLKVGRGEELSISIVCEMEDNEKITNTKQNIEMTFHEMRYEFSLKEKKGAPGFKIVNDCLLQKFKFKDEDGKIIEGEIRLSHKKDKVVYGIFPKGIEEKVESLIPLLYLKMDSLPQNILLIQTPLFFIWRRLTIDNIFRNISIYDFDPKKSKEAAPITGKAELEENGSNLAIVLKNILENEEKRRKLFNLVNDILPFVNNLSVEKLPDKSLLFKLQESYFEKKDIPASLLSDGTINVIAMIIALYFEKKKFVIFEEPERNIHPFLISKVIEMMKEISQRKQIIVTTHNPEVVKYAGVDNLLLVSRGRDGFSKIYRPLEKEEIKIFLENDLGIEELFVQNLLEVGA; from the coding sequence ATGAAATTAAAAAGTTTAAGCGTTAAAAACTTCAAAAGTTTCAAAGAAATTGATATAGAGCTAAAAGATTTTAACGTGGTTATTGGTGCGAATGCTTCAGGAAAGTCAAATTTTGTTCAAGTATTTAAATTTCTACGCGATATTATGAATCTTGGTTTAGAAAATGCCGTGTCCATCCAAGGAGATATTGAATATCTTACTAATTTAAAAGTTGGCCGAGGTGAAGAATTATCAATTAGTATAGTGTGCGAAATGGAAGATAATGAAAAAATCACAAATACGAAGCAAAACATTGAAATGACTTTCCATGAAATGAGGTATGAGTTTTCTCTAAAAGAGAAAAAAGGTGCGCCAGGTTTTAAAATTGTTAACGATTGTTTGCTTCAAAAGTTTAAATTTAAAGATGAAGATGGGAAAATTATTGAGGGTGAAATCAGACTGTCCCATAAAAAAGATAAAGTAGTGTACGGAATTTTTCCAAAAGGTATTGAGGAGAAAGTGGAAAGTCTTATTCCGCTTTTATATTTAAAAATGGATTCTTTACCCCAGAACATTTTGCTAATTCAAACACCTTTATTTTTTATATGGCGGCGGTTGACGATAGATAATATATTCCGTAATATTTCAATTTACGATTTTGATCCCAAAAAGTCCAAGGAGGCTGCTCCAATTACAGGTAAGGCTGAATTAGAAGAAAACGGGAGCAATCTTGCAATAGTGTTAAAAAACATTTTAGAAAATGAAGAAAAAAGGCGAAAACTTTTTAATTTAGTAAATGACATTTTGCCTTTTGTCAATAATCTTTCTGTAGAAAAGTTACCTGATAAGTCCTTACTTTTCAAGCTCCAAGAATCATACTTTGAAAAGAAGGATATTCCTGCATCATTGCTTTCTGATGGAACTATTAATGTAATAGCAATGATAATTGCATTATATTTTGAAAAGAAAAAGTTTGTTATCTTTGAAGAGCCAGAAAGAAATATTCATCCTTTTCTTATTTCAAAAGTTATTGAAATGATGAAAGAAATTTCGCAAAGAAAACAAATTATTGTTACAACGCATAATCCTGAGGTTGTCAAATATGCAGGAGTTGATAATCTTTTGCTTGTTTCTCGCGGCAGAGATGGCTTTTCAAAGATATACCGACCACTTGAGAAAGAAGAGATAAAGATATTTTTAGAAAATGATTTAGGAATCGAAGAACTCTTTGTTCAAAATCTCCTGGAGGTAGGAGCGTAA
- a CDS encoding TatD family nuclease-associated radical SAM protein: MGMITYTIDNKLYINVTNKCTNSCIFCIRNTEKGLGSEYDLWLEKDPTADEILNSIKDPQKYDEIVFCGYGEPLIRLDVVIEVAKRLKEKTAVPLRVNTNGHASYIHKKNVPQLLHGLIDRISISLNASNKQKYNEICRPFNEDIYDHVIEFIKESKKYIKEVWVSCVDTVIDEEEIDRCKEIARDLGVNFKVRAYEG, translated from the coding sequence ATGGGAATGATAACATACACAATTGACAACAAGCTATATATCAATGTTACAAACAAATGCACAAACTCATGCATATTCTGTATAAGAAACACTGAAAAAGGTTTAGGTAGCGAGTATGACCTGTGGCTTGAAAAAGACCCAACAGCAGATGAGATTTTAAACAGCATAAAAGACCCACAAAAGTATGATGAGATTGTCTTTTGCGGCTATGGTGAGCCACTTATCAGGCTTGATGTTGTGATTGAGGTTGCAAAAAGGCTAAAAGAAAAGACAGCTGTGCCCTTGAGAGTTAACACAAATGGACATGCCTCTTACATTCACAAGAAAAATGTTCCACAGCTTCTTCACGGCCTTATTGACAGAATTTCGATAAGTCTTAACGCTTCAAACAAACAAAAGTACAATGAGATTTGTAGACCATTTAATGAAGATATATACGACCATGTAATTGAGTTTATAAAAGAAAGCAAAAAATACATAAAAGAAGTGTGGGTTTCATGTGTAGATACCGTCATAGATGAAGAGGAGATAGACAGGTGCAAGGAAATTGCCAGAGACCTTGGCGTGAATTTTAAAGTGAGAGCGTATGAGGGATAA
- a CDS encoding TatD family hydrolase codes for MIVDVHAHYDDEAFLDDLEDVMARLKQQGIVAISSSSSIESSKENIEIAKKYDHIYVNVGIHPHEAKDAPKDFEDDLFELAKYEKNVAIGEIGLDYHYDFSPRDVQKEVFVRQIEVAKKLNLPIVVHSREAHKDTLDILQEHAIGKIPILIHCYSGSVEMSRILRKHGIYISVGGVVTFQNAKKLIEVVKEYPLELLMLETDSPYLTPHPHRGKRNDSTYLKYVISKIAEIKEVSEDEVIEKTTKNAMDVFGIK; via the coding sequence ATGATAGTTGATGTTCATGCACATTATGACGATGAAGCATTTTTGGATGACTTAGAGGATGTGATGGCAAGGCTAAAACAACAGGGAATTGTTGCCATCTCATCCTCTTCATCTATTGAGTCATCAAAAGAAAATATTGAAATTGCGAAAAAGTACGACCACATTTATGTAAATGTGGGAATTCATCCTCATGAGGCAAAAGATGCGCCAAAAGATTTTGAAGATGATCTTTTTGAGCTTGCCAAATATGAAAAGAATGTTGCAATTGGTGAGATAGGTCTTGATTACCATTACGATTTTTCGCCAAGAGATGTGCAAAAAGAGGTTTTTGTTCGCCAGATAGAGGTTGCAAAAAAGCTAAATCTTCCTATTGTTGTTCACTCAAGAGAGGCGCACAAAGATACACTTGATATTTTACAAGAACATGCAATTGGCAAAATACCAATTTTGATTCACTGCTATTCAGGAAGTGTTGAGATGAGCAGGATTTTAAGAAAACATGGGATATATATCTCTGTTGGCGGGGTTGTGACCTTCCAGAATGCAAAGAAGCTCATTGAGGTTGTAAAAGAATACCCGCTTGAACTTTTGATGCTTGAAACAGACAGCCCTTATCTTACTCCTCATCCGCACAGGGGCAAGCGCAATGATTCAACATATTTGAAGTATGTAATATCAAAGATTGCAGAGATAAAAGAAGTATCCGAAGATGAAGTAATAGAAAAGACAACAAAAAATGCCATGGATGTATTTGGTATTAAATAA